The following coding sequences are from one Lolium rigidum isolate FL_2022 chromosome 6, APGP_CSIRO_Lrig_0.1, whole genome shotgun sequence window:
- the LOC124663570 gene encoding protein CELLULOSE SYNTHASE INTERACTIVE 3, with amino-acid sequence MGVFKFPAGSIEDLSHIIRNFWWGDEHDRRRMHWASWDKLCRPKSQGGMGFRDLKIFNQALLARQAWRLLQHPESLCARLLKARYYPSGDLLDTAFIQNQSQTWQGVEGRKCHTRRRWVSELINPVTREWDEVVVRECCFPRDAEAILSIKLPARSCEDFVAWQPESNGIFSVRSAYRLGLQPTIDTLGRVGDRSETERRLQQASSAPSSSPDAPARPRRTDKTIQAVKVGDCSIMSFSNAAEPRGTRESTSPAPSTSSSRSREACNLAEVDDPESAMSTVARLLEQLHGSMTSVAEKEVSTKRLLELAKAKKEARILIGSHSQAVPLFVSILRSGTSSAKVNAAALLSALCKEEDLRVKVLLGGCIPPLLSLLKSESSEAKKAAAEAIFEVSSGGLSDDHIGMKIFVTEGVVPTLWDLLNPRSRQDRVVEGFVTGALRNLCGDKDGYWKATLEAGGVEIITSLLSSKNTASQSNAASLLARLISAFGDSIPKIIAAGAIKALLQLLKRDDDIAVRESAADALEALSSKSTTAKKAVVDAGGLPVLIGAVVAPSKEGMRGDTCHSLQSHAVCALSNICGGTTSLLLYLGEICKSPQSVPLADSLGALAYTLMVYNGSDGKSFDPVEIESILVALLKSNDIKLVLDRILEALASLYGNACFSGRLDHSNGKKVLVGLVTMASDDAQEYLVHALTSLCCDGLGLWEALGKREGVQLLISLLGLSSEQHQEYAVSLLAILSDEVDDSKWAITAAGGIPPLVQLLETGSQMAKEDAAHIICNLCCHSDDIRACVESAGAVLALIWLLKSDSPRGQEASVKALKKLIRSADSATINQLLALLLNDSISSKAHAITVLGHVLLLAPQRELVQNGAPANKGLRSLVLVLDSSNEESQEYAATVLADIFSMRQDICDNLATDEIVQPCIKLLTSGNQVIATQSARALGALSCSANTISKNKMSCIAEGDVQPLIEMAKTSSIDAAEAAIAALANLLSDSQIAKGALDDNIVQALIRVLKEGSLEGKISASRSLHHLLNQFPLTEVFPDYSLCCFVIHALLVCLSGIGLENVTSLDPLDVLALMAMTTESGRFKPPLWTAFLECPESLEPLVRCISVGLPPIQDKSIQIITRLCQKKSSLLGEHINRSQGCIGSLACRVMESTNMEIRIGSAIILISALKDNREHSVEVLEASGHLRSLISAVIDMLKQYSTSTSLDIEVWKPYADKSLFNCEQDDVPDSGKVLEETVAHLLSLICSFHPRSKLTVMDLGGVDIISEKLASHIANRQEQDDDSESVWACALLLATLFQDSVVVQSSAITRIVPSLASLLRSDKIIDKYFAAQSLASLVGTGSRSIQLAIANSGAVAGAIAMIGQIESDMPNLVTMAEEFKLAENPSQIILKSLFELEDVRTGATARRSIPLLVDILKPMADKPGAPLVALHLLTQLAEGSETNKVAMAEAGVVDALTMYLSLSPQDSTETTIINLLGILYRNPDLLYHESTLSTLNQLVAVLRLGSRNSRLSAARTLQNLFESESIRDTEVARQAIQPLLDMLESGTEIEQQATLGALIKLSAGIISKASAMFDVEGNTIESLYKILSFSSSLELKKDAAQLCYVLFENSNIRASPIATECLQPLISLMSSGSSLVVEPAVCALSRLLDEEHNSEIAATSDVVDLLVSFVPGTNYQLSEASIAALIKLGKDRPNCKLDMVKAGVIEHALDMILDVPVSVSSSIAELLRILTNNSGIAKSSAAAKMVEPLFLLLRRPDVTMWDQHSALQALVNILEKPQSLAALKSTPSQIIEPLISFLESPSQAIQQLGTEVLSHLLEQEHFQQDITTKHAVVPLVQLAGIGILSLQQTAVKALENISQSWPKAVADAGGIFELSKVIVQDDPQPSQALWESAALVLCNVLRYSSDNYVNVSMAVLVRLLNSTMESTVTIALGALLVQEKSNSRCAVAMAEAGAVRALLELLKSHRCEESAARLLEALINNARVRGTKVAKHSIAPLSQYLLDPQSKNQAAKFLVTLALGDIFQHEALARASDSVSACRALVSLLEDQPTEDMTMVAICALQSLVMHSRTNRRAVAEAGGILVVQELLLSPNVDIAGQAALLIQYLFSNHTLQEYVSNELIRTLTESELLSTSSINEVILRTIHVMFSNFRKVRFSEAATLCIPHLVCALKDGNEAAQESVLDTLCLLKESWPQMNEDIAKAQSLILAEAIPVLQMLMKTCPPSFHDRAESLLHCLPGCLTVTILRGNNLKQTMGSTNPFCCLQIGNGPPRQTKVVNHSICPVWNEGFTWLFDIPPKGQKLYILCKSKNTFGKSNLGRVTIQIDKVVTEGVYSGFFSLSHDGGKDGSRTLEIEIVWSNRPSNDSM; translated from the exons ATGGGGGTGTTCAAATTTCCTGCGGGGTCTATTGAGGATCTATCACATATTATCCGCAACTTCTGGTGGGGCGATGAGCATGACAGAAGGCGAATGCACTGGGCGTCCTGGGACAAGCTCTGCAGGCCAAAATCTCAGGGTGGCATGGGTTTTAGGGACCTTAAGATATTCAACCAAGCCTTACTTGCTCGGCAGGCTTGGCGTCTTTTGCAACACCCCGAAAGCCTGTGCGCCAGATTGTTGAAAGCTAGATATTACCCTTCTGGGGATCTTCTGGACACCGCATTCATACAAAACCAGTCGCAGACCTGGCAAGGC GTGGAAGGGAGGAAATGCCACACTAGAAGACGCTGGGTCTCGGAGCTTATTAATCCAGTAACCAGAGAATGGGATGAAGTTGTGGTGAGAGAATGCTGTTTTCCTCGTGATGCCGAGGCTATCCTTTCAATCAAGCTTCCAGCTAGATCGTGTGAGGACTTTGTGGCGTGGCAACCGGAGAGCAACGGTATTTTCAGTGTCCGTTCAGCATATAGATTGGGTCTTCAGCCAACTATTGACACTCTGGGCAGGG TGGGCGACCGGAGCGAGACCGAGCGCCGCCTCCAGCAGGCCTCCTCCGCCCCATCCTCGTCGCCGGACGCCCCTGCCCGCCCACG GAGGACAGATAAAACAATACAGGCGGTAAAAGTTGGTGACTGTTCAATCATGTCGTTTTCCAACGCAGCAGAGCCTCGAGGCACCCGAGAATCGACTTCACCTGCaccgtccacatcatcttctagatCAAG GGAAGCATGCAATCTTGCAGAAGTCGATGATCCTGAAAGTGCAATGTCCACAGTTGCTCGATTGCTGGAGCAGTTACATGGTAGCATGACGTCAGTAGCAGAGAAGGAAGTGTCAACCAAACGATTGCTTGAACTCGCCAAAGCGAAAAAGGAGGCAAGGATTTTAATAGGTAGCCATTCTCAGGCTGTGCCATTATTTGTATCTATCCTTAGAAGTGGGACATCTTCGGCCAAAGTAAATGCTGCAGCCCTACTTAGTGCACTCTGCAAGGAAGAGGATCTGCGTGTCAAAGTTCTCCTAGGAGGTTGTATACCACCCTTACTCTCTCTCTTGAAGTCTGAATCTTCTGAAGCAAAGAAGGCTGCTGCGGAGGCTATTTTTGAAGTGTCTTCAGGTGGTCTTTCAGATGATCACATAGGCATGAAAATATTTGTGACGGAAGGTGTTGTGCCGACTCTTTGGGACTTGCTCAACCCTAGATCACGCCAAGATAGAGTGGTCGAGGGCTTTGTGACGGGGGCTTTAAGGAATCTCTGTGGGGACAAAGATGGTTATTGGAAGGCCACACTTGAAGCTGGTGGAGTAGAAATTATTACCAGCCTTCTTTCATCCAAGAATACTGCTTCACAGTCAAATGCTGCCTCCCTCTTGGCACGGCTGATCTCTGCTTTTGGCGATAGCATTCCCAAAATCATAGCAGCTGGGGCTATtaaggctcttcttcagcttttgAAGCGAGACGATGACATTGCTGTTCGTGAAAGTGCTGCTGATGCTTTGGAGGCCCTATCTTCCAAGTCTACTACTGCAAAGAAAGCTGTGGTGGATGCAGGTGGCCTCCCTGTTTTGATTGGAGCTGTTGTAGCGCCTTCAAAAGAGGGCATGCGGGGGGATACCTGCCATTCTCTACAAAGCCATGCTGTTTGTGCTTTATCAAATATTTGTGGTGGAACAACATCTTTGTTGCTTTATCTGGGAGAGATCTGCAAATCACCCCAGTCAGTCCCCCTTGCTGACAGTCTTGGAGCACTTGCATATACATTGATGGTGTATAATGGTTCTGATGGCAAATCCTTTGATCCAGTTGAGATAGAAAGCATTTTGGTTGCGCTCCTAAAATCCAATGACATTAAGCTTGTGCTTGATCGTATTCTTGAAGCTTTAGCTAGCCTATACGGAAATGCATGTTTCTCTGGCAGACTTGATCACTCAAATGGAAAGAAGGTTCTTGTTGGGCTGGTAACTATGGCTTCTGATGATGCTCAAGAATATCTTGTTCATGCTTTAACTAGCTTGTGCTGTGATGGTCTTGGACTGTGGGAGGCTCTTGGAAAGAGAGAAGGAGTTCAGTTGCTAATATCATTACTTGGTCTTTCTAGTGAGCAGCACCAGGAGTATGCAGTTTCTTTATTGGCTATCTTGAGTGATGAAGTAGATGACAGTAAGTGGGCAATAACAGCTGCTGGAGGTATCCCTCCACTTGTTCAACTGCTGGAAACAGGATCTCAAATGGCAAAGGAGGATGCAGCCCATATCATATGCAACCTGTGCTGTCACAGTGATGATATCAGGGCATGTGTTGAGAGTGCAGGGGCTGTTCTGGCGCTAATTTGGCTTCTAAAGAGTGATAGTCCTCGTGGACAAGAGGCATCAGTCAAAGCATTGAAGAAGCTTATACGATCTGCCGATTCTGCCACAATTAATCAGTTGTTGGCACTGCTGCTCAATGACTCAATAAGCTCAAAGGCACATGCCATTACAGTTCTTGGGCATGTCCTTCTGCTGGCTCCTCAGAGAGAACTAGTTCAGAATGGAGCTCCAGCTAATAAAGGCCTTAGatctcttgttcttgttcttgactCGTCAAATGAAGAATCTCAGGAATATGCTGCAACTGTGCTGGCTGATATTTTCAGTATGCGTCAGGATATTTGCGACAACTTAGCAACTGATGAAATTGTTCAGCCGTGCATTAAGCTTTTGACAAGTGGAAATCAAGTTATTGCAACACAATCTGCTCGAGCTTTAGGAGCACTCTCATGCTCGGCTAATACCATCTCGAAGAATAAGATGTCATGTATAGCTGAAGGTGATGTGCAACCTCTCATAGAGATGGCAAAGACATCATCCATTGATGCTGCTGAAGCAGCCATTGCAGCATTGGCAAATCTCCTATCAGATTCTCAGATTGCTAAAGGAGCGCTAGATGACAATATTGTCCAAGCTTTGATTAGAGTGCTAAAGGAGGGGAGCTTAGAAGGCAAAATTAGTGCCTCACGGTCACTTCATCACTTGCTCAACCAGTTCCCACTCACTGAAGTTTTTCCAGATTACTCATTGTGCTGTTTTGTAATTCATGCACTGCTCGTGTGTCTATCAGGCATCGGTTTGGAAAATGTTACTAGTTTGGATCCCCTGGATGTACTTGCTTTAATGGCGATGACGACGGAGAGTGGTCGTTTCAAGCCTCCTTTGTGGACTGCTTTTCTGGAATGTCCAGAAAGTTTAGAACCTTTAGTCCGCTGTATCAGTGTTGGGCTTCCCCCGATTCAAGATAAGTCAATTCAAATTATCACAAGGCTATGTCAGAAGAAATCTTCGCTGCTTGGTGAGCACATAAACAGAAGTCAAGGATGCATTGGTTCTCTTGCTTGTCGAGTTATGGAATCAACTAACATGGAAATAAGAATCGGCAGTGCAATCATCCTTATATCTGCTCTGAAGGACAACAGGGAACATTCAGTTGAAGTTCTTGAAGCATCAGGACATCTGAGGAGTCTAATATCTGCAGTCATTGATATGTTGAAGCAGTATTCCACTTCAACATCTCTAGACATTGAAGTTTGGAAACCTTATGCGGATAAGAGTTTGTTCAACTGTGAGCAGGATGACGTGCCTGACTCAGGAAAGGTTTTGGAAGAAActgtggcacatttgctctcactTATTTGTTCTTTTCATCCTAGGAGCAAACTTACTGTTATGGACCTTGGTGGTGTTGACATTATTTCTGAAAAACTTGCTAGCCACATTGCTAACCGGCAG GAACAAGATGATGATTCAGAGAGCGTGTGGGCTTGCGCCCTTCTCTTGGCTACTTTATTTCAGGATTCAGTGGTTGTTCAATCTTCAGCAATAACACGAATTGTACCTTCTTTAGCTTCATTGCTAAGATCTGATAAGATAATTGACAAGTACTTTGCTGCTCAGTCACTGGCTAGCCTGGTTGGCACCGGAAGCAGAAGTATACAGCTTGCTATTGCAAACTCTGGTGCAGTTGCAGGTGCTATAGCTATGATTGGACAGATAGAATCTGATATGCCAAATCTTGTTACAATggctgaagaattcaagttagcaGAGAATCCGAGTCAAATAATATTGAAAagtctttttgagcttgaagatgttCGTACAGGTGCTACTGCTCGAAGGTCCATACCCTTGCTAGTGGATATACTCAAACCAATGGCAGACAAACCAGGCGCACCTCTGGTTGCTTTGCACTTACTGACTCAACTAGCAGAAGGTAGCGAAACAAATAAAGTTGCTATGGCAGAGGCTGGAGTTGTAGATGCTTTAACTATGTATCTATCTTTAAGCCCGCAAGACTCAACTGAAACTACCATTATCAATCTACTAGGGATCTTATACAGAAACCCTGATCTGCTTTACCATGAATCCACTCTTAGCACTTTGAATCAACTTGTAGCTGTCTTACGTTTGGGCTCAAGAAATTCCAGGCTTAGTGCAGCAAGGACATTGCAGAACCTATTTGAATCAGAGAGTATAAGAGATACAGAGGTGGCTAGGCAAGCTATTCAGCCGTTACTTGACATGCTTGAGTCCGGAACAGAAATAGAACAGCAAGCCACACTTGGTGCTCTAATCAAACTTTCTGCCGGGATTATCTCAAAGGCTTCAGCTATGTTTGATGTAGAAGGCAATACAATTGAAAGCCTCTATAAAATTTTATCCTTCAGTTCGTCCTTAGAGCTTAAGAAAGATGCTGCTCAGCTCTGCTATGTTTTATTTGAGAACTCAAACATACGGGCATCACCGATTGCCACAGAATGTCTTCAGCCCCTGATATCATTGATGTCATCCGGCTCTAGTTTGGTTGTTGAACCAGCTGTCTGTGCTCTCAGCAGACTACTGGATGaagagcacaattcagagattgCTGCAACTAGTGATGTTGTTGATCTtcttgttagttttgttcctggaACGAACTACCAATTGTCAGAGGCGTCTATTGCTGCTCTCATAAAGTTGGGTAAGGACCGTCCAAACTGCAAACTTGACATGGTTAAAGCTGGTGTCATTGAGCATGCACTTGATATGATTCTGGATGTTCCTGTTTCTGTTAGTTCATCCATTGCCGAGTTACTTCGCATTTTAACAAACAACAGTGGCATTGCTAAAAGTTCCGCTGCTGCAAAAATGGTGGAACCACTTTTCTTGCTTTTACGTCGCCCTGatgttaccatgtgggaccagcaCAGTGCATTGCAAGCACTTGTAAATATTCTGGAGAAACCTCAGAGCCTAGCAGCATTGAAGTCAACCCCAAGTCAAATTATCGAGCCATTAATATCATTTCTTGAATCTCCCTCTCAAGCAATCCAACAACTGGGCACAGAGGTGCTGTCACATCTTCTGGAACAGGAACATTTCCAACAAGATATCACTACAAAACATGCAGTTGTCCCTCTGGTGCAGCTTGCTGGTATTGGAATCTTGAGCTTACAACAAACTGCAGTTAAAGCGCTTGAAAACATATCTCAGAGTTGGCCAAAGGCTGTAGCAGATGCCGGTGGAATATTTGAACTTTCTAAGGTAATTGTCCAGGATGACCCTCAGCCAAGTCAAGCATTATGGGAGTCTGCAGCACTTGTATTATGTAATGTTTTGCGTTATAGCTCTGACAACTATGTTAATGTCTCAATGGCTGTACTTGTAAGGCTGCTGAACTCCACCATGGAGAGTACAGTCACAATAGCTCTCGGGGCTCTTCTAGTGCAAGAGAAAAGTAATTCACGGTGTGCTGTAGCCATGGCTGAGGCTGGGGCTGTACGTGCACTGCTGGAGCTCCTTAAGAGTCATCGTTGCGAGGAATCTGCAGCAAGGTTGCTTGAAGCACTGATAAACAATGCAAGGGTCCGAGGAACAAAAGTTGCCAAACACTCAATTGCTCCTCTCTCACAGTATCTCTTAGATCCTCAATCAAAGAATCAAGCAGCTAAGTTTTTGGTGACTCTTGCACTAGGTGACATTTTCCAGCATGAAGCACTTGCAAGAGCAAGTGACTCTGTATCTGCCTGCCGTGCTCTTGTAAGCCTACTTGAGGACCAGCCTACAGAAGATATGACAATGGTTGCTATTTGTGCACTCCAAAGCTTGGTGATGCACAGCAGGACAAACAGGCGTGCTGTTGCGGAGGCTGGAGGCATTTTGGTTGTACAAGAGTTGCTTCTGTCTCCAAATGTAGATATTGCAGGACAGGCTGCTCTTCTAATCCAGTATCTTTTTTCGAATCATACACTTCAAGAATACGTGTCTAATGAGCTCATCCGCACTCTTACTG AAAGTGAGCTGCTCTCTACATCAAGTATCAATGAAGTTATTCTGAGGACCATACATGTGATGTTCAGCAACTTCAGAAAGGTTCGGTTTTCCGAGGCAGCAACATTGTGCATACCCCATCTGGTGTGTGCCCTGAAAGATGGAAATGAGGCTGCCCAAGAGAGTGTGCTAGACACCCTTTGCTTGCTGAAAGAGTCTTGGCCCCAAATGAATGAAGACATTGCTAAAGCTCAGTCTCTGATTTTAGCTGAGGCTATACCTGTACTACAAATGCTTATGAAGACCTGTCCTCCCAGTTTTCATGACAGGGCTGAAAGCTTACTGCATTGCTTGCCTGGTTGCTTGACCGTGACCATCTTACGTGGGAATAACTTAAAACAGACAATGGGGAGTACAAATCCGTTTTGTTGCCTGCAAATAGGCAATGGCCCTCCAAGGCAAACCAAG GTGGTTAACCATAGCATCTGCCCAGTCTGGAATGAGGGATTCACCTGGTTATTTGACATCCCCCCAAAAGGGCAGAAACTGTATATTTTGTGCAAAAGCAAAAATACATTTGGAAAG TCAAACCTTGGAAGAGTGACCATCCAGATCGACAAAGTCGTGACCGAGGGAGTATACAGCGGGTTCTTCAGCCTCAGCCACGACGGCGGCAAGGACGGCTCGAGAACATTGGAGATAGAGATTGTATGGTCAAACAGACCGTCCAATGACAGCATGTAG